From Enhydrobacter sp., the proteins below share one genomic window:
- a CDS encoding DUF2059 domain-containing protein, with protein sequence MRLLLSACLMLLAFAGVAQAQRTADPASLVEARALMEKAGMGTLTQQVARATMDQYRAALEHANPGRGEAVAEMMALMDAEFTKRLPSIMDAYARIYTLHFTLEELRELNAFYDSAIGRKLVRETPSISTQAMAVGQAFNHEIMTEVMRALTPEMEKRHLSDPRKT encoded by the coding sequence ATGCGCCTCCTGCTCTCGGCCTGTCTCATGCTGCTGGCGTTCGCCGGCGTCGCCCAGGCCCAACGCACCGCCGATCCGGCCTCGCTCGTCGAGGCGCGGGCGTTGATGGAGAAGGCCGGCATGGGCACCCTCACTCAGCAGGTCGCGCGCGCCACCATGGACCAGTACAGGGCCGCGCTCGAGCACGCCAATCCCGGCCGCGGCGAGGCGGTGGCGGAGATGATGGCGCTGATGGATGCCGAGTTCACCAAGCGGCTGCCGTCCATCATGGACGCCTACGCGCGCATCTACACCCTGCATTTCACGCTCGAGGAGCTGCGCGAACTCAACGCCTTCTACGATAGCGCGATCGGCCGCAAGCTGGTGCGCGAGACGCCGTCGATCTCGACCCAGGCGATGGCGGTGGGCCAGGCGTTCAATCACGAGATCATGACCGAAGTGATGCGAGCGCTCACGCCAGAGATGGAAAAGCGCCACCTCAGCGATCCGCGCAAGACCTGA
- a CDS encoding glutathione S-transferase family protein, which yields MMTLHDYMDSGNGYKVRLVLAHLGLPYRLVEHDILKGETRTPEFLKMNPNGRIPTLQLEDGTYLFESDAIIWYLAEGTELAPASRLARAQTLQWMFFEQYSHEPYVAVARFWKHYLPTLTPLQEMDLPNRMKGGYAALGVMDRYLADRDFFVDGRFGLADVALYAYTHVADEGGFDLAGYPNVRAWLARVAGRPRHVTIQHRN from the coding sequence ATGATGACGCTCCACGACTACATGGACTCCGGCAACGGCTACAAGGTCCGCCTCGTGCTGGCCCATCTCGGCTTGCCCTACCGACTGGTCGAGCACGACATCCTCAAGGGCGAGACGCGCACGCCCGAGTTCCTGAAGATGAACCCCAACGGCCGCATCCCGACATTGCAGCTCGAGGACGGCACGTACCTGTTCGAGTCCGACGCCATCATCTGGTATCTGGCCGAGGGCACGGAGCTCGCGCCGGCGAGCCGGCTTGCGCGCGCCCAGACGCTGCAATGGATGTTCTTCGAGCAGTACAGTCACGAGCCCTACGTCGCGGTGGCGCGCTTCTGGAAGCACTACCTGCCGACGCTGACGCCGCTGCAGGAGATGGACCTGCCCAACCGCATGAAGGGCGGCTATGCGGCGCTCGGCGTCATGGACCGCTACCTCGCGGACCGGGACTTCTTCGTCGATGGCCGCTTCGGCCTGGCCGATGTCGCCCTCTATGCCTACACCCACGTCGCCGATGAGGGCGGCTTCGACTTGGCGGGCTACCCCAACGTCCGGGCCTGGCTGGCCCGGGTTGCCGGCCGGCCACGCCACGTCACCATCCAGCACCGGAATTGA
- a CDS encoding NAD(P)-dependent oxidoreductase, whose protein sequence is MTERMLKFVGTPQALPPKRPPAERCHDFREIYRDYAREKAAEQASRCSQCGVPFCQVHCPLHNNIPDWLKLTAEGRLDEAYELSSATNNFPEICGRICPQDRLCEGNCVIEKGFEAVTIGSVERFITDTAWEQGWVRPIRPRRERPQSVGIVGAGPAGLAAAEQLRRRGYQVAIYDRYDRVGGLLIYGIPNFKLEKAIVQRREALLRESKVTFHLNCEVGRDVAFAELRQRHDAVLLATGVYRARDIQAPGVGLPGIVAALDYLTASNRAGLGDKVPEFESGALNAEDKNVVVIGGGDTAMDCVRTAVRQGARSVKCLYRRDRANMPGSQREVKHAEEEGVEFVWLAAPQAFLGKDGVTHVRTTRIRLGLADATGRQTPQEIPNSATNIEADLVLKALGFDPEDLPARLEAADLGVTDWGTLKIDWRSMMTSLDGVFAAGDIVRGASLVVWAVRDGRDAADRIHAHLETAARHALPVAAE, encoded by the coding sequence GTGACAGAGCGCATGCTGAAGTTCGTCGGAACGCCCCAAGCCCTGCCGCCAAAGCGGCCACCGGCCGAGCGCTGTCATGACTTCCGGGAGATTTATCGCGACTATGCACGCGAGAAGGCTGCCGAGCAGGCGTCCCGCTGCTCGCAATGCGGGGTGCCGTTCTGCCAAGTCCACTGCCCGCTGCACAACAACATCCCCGACTGGCTGAAGCTCACGGCCGAAGGGCGCCTCGACGAGGCCTACGAGCTCTCCTCGGCGACCAACAATTTCCCGGAGATCTGCGGCCGTATCTGCCCGCAGGACCGGCTGTGCGAAGGCAACTGCGTCATCGAGAAGGGCTTCGAAGCGGTGACGATCGGCTCGGTCGAGCGCTTCATCACGGACACCGCCTGGGAGCAGGGCTGGGTCCGGCCGATCCGGCCGCGCCGGGAGAGGCCGCAAAGCGTGGGCATCGTCGGCGCCGGTCCCGCGGGCCTGGCCGCCGCCGAGCAGCTGCGCCGCAGGGGCTATCAGGTCGCGATCTACGATCGCTACGACCGCGTCGGCGGGCTGCTGATCTACGGCATCCCCAACTTCAAGCTCGAGAAGGCGATCGTCCAGCGGCGCGAGGCGCTGCTGCGCGAATCGAAGGTGACGTTCCACCTGAACTGCGAGGTCGGCCGCGACGTTGCCTTCGCCGAGCTGCGCCAGCGTCACGACGCGGTGCTGCTCGCCACGGGCGTCTACAGGGCACGCGATATCCAGGCACCCGGCGTCGGGTTACCCGGCATCGTCGCCGCACTCGACTATCTCACCGCGTCCAATCGCGCGGGCCTGGGCGACAAGGTTCCCGAGTTCGAGTCGGGTGCGCTCAACGCCGAGGACAAGAACGTCGTCGTGATCGGCGGCGGCGACACGGCGATGGATTGCGTGCGCACCGCCGTGCGTCAGGGGGCCCGATCGGTGAAATGCCTCTATCGCCGCGACCGCGCCAACATGCCGGGTTCGCAGCGCGAGGTGAAGCACGCCGAGGAAGAGGGCGTCGAGTTCGTCTGGCTCGCCGCGCCGCAGGCGTTCCTGGGGAAGGATGGCGTCACTCACGTGCGCACCACCCGCATCCGTCTCGGCCTGGCGGACGCGACCGGCCGGCAGACGCCACAGGAAATCCCCAACAGCGCCACCAACATCGAGGCCGACCTCGTGCTGAAGGCGTTGGGCTTCGACCCGGAAGACCTGCCGGCTCGGCTCGAAGCCGCCGACCTCGGCGTCACCGACTGGGGCACGCTCAAGATCGATTGGCGCAGCATGATGACCAGCCTCGACGGCGTGTTCGCCGCCGGCGACATCGTGCGCGGCGCCTCGCTGGTGGTTTGGGCGGTGCGCGACGGCAGGGACGCCGCCGACCGCATCCACGCCCATCTCGAGACCGCGGCGCGCCACGCGCTGCCGGTCGCCGCGGAGTGA
- a CDS encoding complex I NDUFA9 subunit family protein translates to MDIRQVTVFGGSGFIGRAIVRALARQGFVVRAAARRIEYAEVLKTAGDVGQVTLVRANLRMPESVANALRGSQAVVNAAGIPYQRGRQTYDAVHAQGARVVAEAARSAGVQRLVQISGLGADNRSSRNAFIRSKVAAEDAVVSAFDDVTILRNSVVFGANDAMFNRLAGIAWAAPFVPLAGNGKAKVQPVFVGDVARATVAVLARRDSAKSVFELGGPRVYTYREIAELVLRVINRRKPIVAVPTGLMKFGAFFAQQIALVGLTPPITVDQVELMLSDNVVRPGARSLADLDIEPTAAEVILPTYLDRFRVGGRYNQHAPA, encoded by the coding sequence ATGGATATCAGGCAGGTCACGGTTTTCGGCGGCTCCGGCTTCATCGGTCGGGCGATCGTTCGGGCACTGGCGCGGCAGGGCTTCGTCGTGCGGGCCGCGGCTCGACGGATCGAATACGCCGAGGTTCTGAAGACGGCGGGTGACGTCGGCCAAGTGACGCTCGTTCGTGCGAACCTGCGTATGCCCGAGTCGGTGGCGAATGCCCTGCGGGGCAGCCAGGCGGTGGTCAATGCCGCGGGCATTCCCTATCAGCGCGGGCGGCAGACCTACGACGCCGTCCACGCGCAGGGCGCGCGCGTCGTCGCCGAGGCGGCCCGGTCCGCGGGTGTCCAGCGGCTGGTACAGATTTCGGGGCTCGGGGCCGACAACCGGTCGTCGCGCAACGCCTTCATCCGATCGAAGGTCGCCGCGGAGGATGCCGTCGTATCCGCCTTCGACGACGTCACCATCCTGCGCAACTCCGTGGTCTTTGGCGCCAACGACGCGATGTTCAATCGTCTCGCCGGTATTGCCTGGGCGGCGCCCTTCGTGCCGCTGGCAGGCAACGGGAAGGCCAAGGTGCAGCCGGTGTTCGTGGGCGATGTCGCTCGGGCGACCGTCGCTGTGCTCGCCAGAAGGGATAGCGCCAAGTCGGTATTCGAACTCGGTGGACCGCGCGTCTATACCTACCGGGAGATCGCCGAATTGGTGCTGCGCGTGATCAATCGCAGGAAGCCGATCGTCGCTGTGCCGACCGGCCTGATGAAGTTCGGCGCGTTCTTCGCCCAACAAATCGCCCTCGTCGGGCTGACCCCGCCGATCACGGTCGATCAGGTCGAACTGATGCTGAGCGACAATGTGGTCCGGCCAGGCGCTCGATCCCTAGCCGATCTCGACATCGAGCCGACGGCGGCTGAAGTCATCTTGCCGACCTATCTCGACCGGTTCCGCGTCGGCGGCCGTTACAACCAGCACGCACCGGCCTGA
- a CDS encoding ribonuclease D, translated as MAIKLHQGDLPAGLDLGPVVAIDTETMGLNPHRDRLCLVQLSAGDGNAHLVQIPRGPVKAPRLAALLSDSKILKLFHFGRFDIAVLEYALGVRCEPVYCTKIAARLTRTFTDKFGLKDLCKELLGVDLSKQQQTSDWGADTLSDEQMAYAASDVLHLHALKVRLDALLEREGRAELAQAAFYFLPSRARLDIAGWPDTDIFAH; from the coding sequence ATGGCGATCAAGCTTCATCAGGGCGACCTTCCCGCCGGCCTCGACCTCGGCCCGGTCGTGGCGATCGACACGGAGACGATGGGTCTGAACCCCCATCGCGACCGGTTGTGCCTGGTCCAACTCTCGGCTGGCGATGGCAATGCCCATCTCGTCCAGATCCCGCGCGGGCCGGTCAAGGCGCCTCGTCTCGCAGCTCTGCTGTCCGATTCGAAGATCCTGAAGCTCTTCCACTTCGGCCGTTTCGACATCGCCGTTCTGGAGTACGCGCTCGGCGTCCGCTGCGAACCGGTCTACTGCACGAAGATCGCCGCGCGCCTGACCCGCACCTTCACCGACAAGTTCGGCCTGAAGGACCTCTGCAAGGAATTGCTCGGCGTCGATCTGTCGAAGCAGCAGCAGACCTCCGACTGGGGCGCCGACACGTTGAGCGACGAGCAAATGGCCTACGCCGCCTCCGACGTTCTCCACTTGCATGCGCTGAAGGTCCGGCTGGACGCCCTGCTGGAGCGTGAGGGGCGCGCCGAGCTTGCCCAAGCGGCGTTTTATTTCCTCCCGTCACGGGCCCGGCTCGATATCGCCGGCTGGCCCGATACCGACATCTTTGCCCACTGA
- the rpoN gene encoding RNA polymerase factor sigma-54, translated as MRIGPSLILASRQTLAMTPQLQQAIKLLQFSHLELAAFIQQELEKNPLLSEAAPDDGAVRDNEPPAKTPTDTAEALAAAAPALADADERWTREFADRGGDASASRVGQREGAPDALDFVAERKPSLAAYVLEQIGIVFADLGLRRIALKLAEGLDEAGYCRLDALAIAQAVGADLRTVERVWARLRQFEPTGLFARTVAECLAAQLAERNRLDPAMKALLDNLDLVAAGELTQLRRRCGVDDEDLRDMLAELRTLDPRPGQAFDYEPIQLVAPDLFLTPAKDPETGEEGWHIELNTDALPKVLVDRNYHATLMKGTRAKSDRDFVAERFQSANWLVKTLEQRATTILKVAREIVRQQDGFFRHGVSALKPLVLRDIAVATELHESTVSRVTSNKYISTPRGIFELKYFFTSALPARTPGVVVSSEAVRSRIRHLVGSESAHQPLSDDRIVDLLKGEGVEIARRTVAKYREAMRIPSSAERRRLGRLGMARGVPPMTSPVAVVSQALSGPAD; from the coding sequence ATGCGTATCGGTCCGAGTCTTATTCTGGCATCGCGCCAGACGCTCGCAATGACGCCGCAGCTGCAGCAGGCGATCAAGTTGCTGCAATTCTCGCACCTCGAACTCGCCGCCTTCATCCAGCAGGAACTCGAAAAGAACCCCTTGCTGTCCGAGGCCGCGCCCGACGATGGGGCGGTACGAGACAACGAGCCTCCGGCCAAAACGCCGACCGACACTGCGGAAGCATTGGCTGCGGCCGCCCCGGCGTTGGCCGATGCCGACGAAAGATGGACGCGCGAGTTCGCCGACCGCGGTGGCGACGCCTCCGCCAGTCGGGTCGGGCAGCGTGAGGGCGCGCCCGACGCCCTCGACTTCGTGGCGGAACGCAAGCCGTCGCTTGCGGCGTATGTTCTTGAGCAAATCGGCATCGTCTTCGCCGACCTCGGGCTGCGGCGCATCGCGCTGAAGCTCGCCGAGGGTCTCGACGAGGCGGGCTATTGTCGCCTCGATGCCCTTGCAATAGCGCAGGCCGTCGGTGCCGATCTCCGGACCGTCGAGCGCGTATGGGCGCGTCTGCGTCAGTTCGAACCGACGGGCCTGTTCGCCCGCACCGTCGCCGAATGCCTCGCCGCCCAGCTCGCCGAGCGCAATCGTCTCGACCCGGCGATGAAGGCGCTGCTCGACAATCTCGATCTCGTCGCCGCCGGCGAGTTGACGCAGCTCCGTCGTCGCTGCGGCGTTGACGATGAGGATCTTCGCGACATGCTGGCGGAACTGCGCACGCTCGATCCGCGCCCCGGCCAGGCCTTCGACTACGAGCCGATCCAACTGGTCGCGCCCGACCTCTTCCTGACTCCGGCGAAGGATCCCGAGACCGGCGAAGAGGGTTGGCACATCGAATTGAACACGGATGCGCTGCCCAAGGTCCTGGTCGATCGCAACTACCACGCGACCCTGATGAAGGGCACGCGCGCCAAGTCGGATCGCGACTTTGTCGCCGAGCGCTTCCAGTCGGCCAACTGGCTGGTGAAGACGCTTGAGCAGCGAGCGACGACAATCCTCAAGGTGGCGCGCGAGATCGTGCGCCAGCAGGACGGCTTCTTCCGCCATGGTGTCAGTGCGCTGAAGCCGCTGGTGTTGCGCGACATCGCCGTGGCCACCGAACTTCACGAGAGCACGGTGAGCCGCGTGACATCCAACAAGTACATCTCCACGCCGCGCGGCATCTTCGAGCTGAAATATTTCTTCACGTCGGCCCTGCCGGCACGCACACCCGGAGTCGTCGTCTCCTCCGAAGCCGTGCGCTCGCGCATTCGCCATCTGGTCGGCAGCGAGAGCGCACACCAGCCCTTGTCCGACGATCGCATCGTCGATCTGCTGAAGGGCGAGGGTGTCGAGATCGCCCGACGCACCGTCGCGAAGTACCGCGAGGCCATGCGCATTCCGTCGTCGGCGGAGCGCCGTCGCCTCGGGCGCCTCGGCATGGCGCGCGGCGTGCCCCCGATGACATCGCCCGTCGCCGTCGTCTCCCAGGCCCTGTCGGGGCCCGCCGATTGA
- a CDS encoding PTS sugar transporter subunit IIA, which produces MEIADLLPGPDAVLASVKASGKKALLAELASRAATTYKLDERRLFDRLLERERLGSTGIGGGIAIPHGRMASLAAPRGLFARLCNPVDFDSIDERPVDTVFLLVAPEGAGADHLKALARVSRLLRDHNLVDKLRATDNADALYALLVEPIQAQSAA; this is translated from the coding sequence GTGGAAATCGCCGATTTGCTGCCCGGACCGGATGCCGTTCTGGCCAGCGTGAAAGCGTCCGGCAAGAAGGCGCTTCTCGCAGAACTCGCAAGCCGCGCCGCCACGACCTACAAGCTCGACGAACGCCGTCTCTTCGATCGTCTGCTCGAGCGCGAGCGCCTGGGGTCGACGGGCATCGGTGGCGGCATCGCCATTCCGCACGGCCGGATGGCATCGCTCGCGGCGCCGCGCGGACTGTTCGCGCGGCTTTGCAATCCGGTCGACTTCGATTCGATCGACGAACGGCCAGTCGACACGGTTTTCCTCCTGGTCGCTCCCGAGGGCGCCGGCGCCGATCATCTGAAGGCGCTGGCTCGCGTGTCGCGGCTGCTGCGCGATCACAACCTGGTCGACAAGTTGCGCGCCACCGATAACGCCGATGCCCTGTATGCGCTGCTCGTCGAGCCGATCCAGGCGCAAAGCGCCGCCTAG
- a CDS encoding Hsp20 family protein: protein MSRVSMFNSPLLLGFDQLERTLDRLTKGAEGYPPYNIERIGENGLRITLAVAGFTLDDLMIELIENQLTVRGKQTDDASRVYLHRGIAARQFQRSFMLADGIEVTGARLDNGLLSIDLVRPQAEPRIRTIRIDDGKRADGKDNTIDIAARRVAPR from the coding sequence ATGAGTCGCGTGTCGATGTTCAATTCGCCATTGCTGCTGGGCTTCGACCAGCTCGAGCGGACGCTCGATCGCCTGACCAAAGGTGCCGAGGGCTATCCGCCCTACAACATCGAGAGGATCGGCGAGAATGGGCTGCGTATTACGTTGGCGGTCGCCGGCTTCACGCTGGACGACTTGATGATCGAGTTGATCGAGAACCAACTCACGGTGCGTGGCAAGCAAACCGACGACGCGAGCCGGGTCTACCTCCATCGCGGCATCGCCGCGCGCCAGTTCCAGCGCAGCTTCATGCTCGCCGACGGCATCGAGGTGACCGGTGCGCGTCTCGACAACGGCCTGCTATCGATCGATCTCGTGCGCCCGCAGGCCGAACCGCGCATCCGTACCATCCGCATCGACGATGGCAAGCGAGCGGATGGCAAGGACAACACCATCGATATCGCCGCGCGGCGGGTCGCGCCGCGTTGA
- a CDS encoding heparinase II/III family protein yields the protein MTLIASDARPIRSAPARTGRQSDQRSLGRWLLGTSAYALTLGLRKPRSFFAVAPDTWPGDSLQGRRLLAGEFVTHGLVGRVAPASDDPPWRRASAASIWLETLNGFCWLRDLRDCGEPGSAALGVRLIDDWSQREWRWSPLTWRRDILARRLISWVRHYDWLAASADPGFAARFVNSLARQRTHLRRAARTSLAGREAVQVLTALVYADLAFLRDGKQHEKGLAQSLGRLARFVKRYVLHDGIVAERAPHLQLGVLRDLLDVRAALASAERQAPAEIIAAIDRLAPMLRFFRHGDGGLALFNGAWEGDRSVMDLVLARSGSNQAPPQLALVSGFQRMTAGTTLVIADAGSPPGRGMDGLAHAGTLSFEMSTAHERLIVNCGTFPGAPSEWRRFMRYTAAHSTAVVDDTNSSEITDHGSLEYRAGNVLIDRADDQGAQWLDMSHDGYRSLFGIIHRRRLWLSADGGDLRGEDMFVGHEGRPVTHPDRRFIVRFHLHPAVKATLAQSGQAVLMRLPSGRGWRLRASGAGIGLAESIYLGEEGRQRRTEQIVLVGQVPMEGTAVKWALTRMEG from the coding sequence ATGACCCTGATCGCTTCCGACGCGCGTCCGATTCGATCCGCCCCCGCCCGCACGGGCAGGCAGAGCGACCAGCGATCGCTCGGTCGATGGCTGCTGGGGACCTCCGCCTATGCCCTGACACTTGGCCTGCGCAAGCCGCGCAGTTTCTTCGCCGTCGCGCCGGATACCTGGCCGGGGGACAGCTTGCAGGGTCGCCGGCTGCTGGCCGGCGAATTCGTGACACATGGCTTGGTCGGGAGGGTCGCACCGGCGAGCGACGATCCGCCATGGCGCCGGGCCAGCGCTGCCTCGATCTGGCTCGAAACGCTGAACGGTTTTTGCTGGCTACGCGACCTGCGCGACTGCGGCGAGCCCGGCTCGGCAGCGCTCGGCGTGCGCCTGATCGACGACTGGAGCCAGCGCGAATGGCGCTGGTCGCCGCTGACGTGGCGGCGCGACATTCTGGCCCGTCGCCTGATCTCCTGGGTACGCCACTACGATTGGCTGGCCGCGTCGGCCGACCCGGGCTTTGCCGCGCGCTTCGTGAACTCCCTCGCCCGCCAGCGCACTCATTTGCGCCGCGCCGCGCGAACGAGCCTGGCCGGCCGGGAGGCGGTGCAGGTGTTGACGGCGCTGGTCTATGCCGACCTCGCCTTCCTGCGCGACGGCAAGCAGCACGAGAAGGGATTGGCCCAGTCGCTCGGCCGGCTCGCGCGCTTCGTGAAGCGCTATGTGCTGCATGACGGTATCGTCGCCGAGCGCGCGCCTCATCTCCAGCTTGGTGTGCTGCGCGATCTCCTCGATGTCAGGGCAGCCCTGGCCTCGGCCGAGCGTCAGGCTCCGGCCGAGATCATCGCCGCAATCGACCGGCTGGCACCCATGCTGCGCTTTTTCCGGCATGGCGATGGCGGCCTCGCGCTCTTCAATGGTGCCTGGGAGGGCGACCGCAGCGTGATGGACCTGGTTCTGGCGCGATCGGGCTCCAACCAGGCGCCGCCGCAGCTCGCGCTGGTGAGCGGCTTCCAGCGCATGACTGCCGGTACCACGCTGGTCATCGCCGATGCCGGCAGCCCGCCAGGCCGCGGCATGGATGGCCTTGCCCATGCCGGCACGCTCAGCTTCGAGATGAGCACGGCGCACGAGCGGCTGATCGTCAATTGCGGCACGTTCCCCGGCGCGCCGAGCGAATGGCGTCGCTTCATGCGCTACACCGCCGCGCATTCGACGGCGGTGGTCGACGATACGAACTCCAGCGAGATCACCGATCACGGATCGCTCGAGTATCGCGCCGGCAACGTGCTGATCGATCGCGCCGACGATCAGGGCGCGCAATGGCTCGACATGAGCCACGACGGCTATCGCTCGCTGTTCGGAATCATCCACCGCCGCAGATTGTGGCTGTCCGCCGACGGCGGCGATCTGCGGGGTGAGGACATGTTCGTGGGCCACGAGGGACGGCCGGTCACGCATCCCGACCGGCGCTTCATCGTCCGCTTCCATCTGCATCCGGCGGTCAAGGCGACGCTGGCCCAGAGCGGGCAGGCGGTGCTGATGCGTCTGCCGAGCGGGCGCGGCTGGCGGCTGCGCGCCTCGGGCGCCGGCATCGGCCTCGCCGAGAGCATCTATCTCGGCGAGGAAGGCCGTCAGCGACGCACCGAGCAGATCGTGTTGGTCGGACAGGTGCCGATGGAGGGCACCGCGGTGAAGTGGGCGCTCACGCGCATGGAAGGCTGA
- the trpS gene encoding tryptophan--tRNA ligase → MPDVTSGAAAPNPHLAQYAARGLKGRILSGVQPTGNLHLGNYLGAIRNFARLQSDYECLYCVVDQHAITQPQDPTQLAAQTREIAAAFLAAGIDAKKQIVFNQSMVPEHSQLAWIFNCVARVGWMNRMTQFKEKAGKDRENASLGLYAYPALMAADILIYKATHVPVGEDQKQHLELTRDIAIKFNNDFAAPDFFPITEPLILGAATRVMSLRDGTKKMSKSDPSDFSRINLTDDADAIAQKIRRAKTDPHPMPEMAADAEKRPDADNLLGIYAALADQAKDDVIGAFAGKQFSEFKAALTELAVAKLGPVGAEMQRLMKEPAHVDAVLRNGAERARALAAPILEETYRIVGFLKP, encoded by the coding sequence ATGCCCGACGTGACGAGCGGCGCCGCTGCGCCCAACCCGCATCTGGCGCAATATGCCGCGCGCGGCCTCAAGGGCCGCATCCTGAGCGGCGTGCAGCCCACCGGAAACCTGCATCTCGGCAACTATCTCGGTGCTATCCGCAACTTCGCGCGCCTGCAGAGCGACTACGAGTGCCTCTACTGCGTGGTCGACCAGCACGCCATCACCCAGCCGCAGGACCCCACGCAGCTCGCCGCCCAGACGCGCGAGATCGCCGCGGCCTTCCTCGCCGCCGGCATCGACGCCAAGAAGCAGATCGTCTTCAACCAGTCGATGGTGCCCGAGCATTCCCAGCTCGCCTGGATCTTCAACTGCGTGGCCCGCGTCGGCTGGATGAACCGCATGACGCAGTTCAAGGAGAAGGCGGGCAAGGACCGCGAGAACGCCTCGCTCGGCCTCTACGCCTATCCCGCGCTGATGGCCGCCGACATCCTTATCTACAAGGCCACCCACGTGCCGGTCGGCGAGGACCAGAAGCAGCATCTCGAGCTGACGCGCGACATCGCCATCAAGTTCAACAACGACTTCGCCGCGCCGGACTTCTTCCCGATCACCGAGCCGCTGATCCTCGGCGCGGCGACGCGCGTCATGAGCCTGCGCGACGGCACGAAGAAGATGAGCAAGTCCGATCCGTCGGACTTCTCGCGCATCAACCTCACGGACGATGCCGACGCCATCGCCCAGAAGATCCGCCGCGCCAAAACCGACCCGCACCCCATGCCCGAGATGGCGGCGGACGCGGAGAAGCGGCCCGATGCGGACAACCTGCTCGGCATCTACGCCGCCCTCGCCGACCAAGCGAAGGACGACGTGATCGGCGCGTTCGCCGGCAAGCAGTTCTCCGAGTTCAAGGCGGCGCTGACCGAGCTCGCCGTCGCCAAGCTCGGGCCGGTCGGCGCGGAGATGCAGCGGCTGATGAAGGAGCCGGCCCATGTCGATGCGGTCCTGCGCAACGGCGCCGAGCGCGCCCGCGCGCTGGCCGCGCCGATCCTCGAGGAGACCTACAGGATCGTCGGCTTTCTCAAGCCGTAG
- a CDS encoding succinylglutamate desuccinylase/aspartoacylase family protein produces MSQNQPIEFKFPELRKWEKGTAPYVHVFESGKPGPTVMVASLTHGNEVSGAVVIDDLLSRGLKPRRGALIFSFNNIEAFHSFDPAAPFRSRMIDEDFNRTWGRLDQPATTVETRRARVLRPFVERADLLLDLHSMHDDGVPLMLSGPLDKGVALARRVGTPVDIVRDSGHAAGMRMRDYGGFGDPRSARSALLIETGQHWRASSVAVAKDVTFRFLAASGIVEASDLPADWRQPDPPHQRVVEVTHAIATRRGNFRPARHFEGQEVIAKAGTVLGHDDGEPVTTPYDDCVLVMPSSNRPLRAGVTVVRLGRLT; encoded by the coding sequence ATGTCCCAGAACCAGCCGATCGAGTTCAAGTTCCCCGAGCTTCGCAAGTGGGAGAAGGGGACGGCGCCTTATGTCCACGTCTTCGAGAGCGGCAAGCCCGGCCCGACCGTGATGGTGGCGTCTCTGACCCATGGCAACGAGGTGTCGGGCGCCGTTGTGATCGACGATCTGCTGTCGCGCGGGCTCAAGCCGCGACGCGGCGCGCTGATCTTCTCCTTCAACAATATCGAGGCCTTCCACTCGTTCGATCCCGCCGCGCCCTTCCGCTCGCGCATGATCGACGAGGACTTCAACCGCACCTGGGGCCGGCTCGACCAACCGGCGACGACGGTGGAGACCCGCCGCGCCCGGGTGCTGCGGCCTTTCGTCGAGCGAGCCGATCTGTTGCTCGATCTGCATTCCATGCACGACGACGGCGTGCCGCTGATGCTGTCGGGCCCGCTCGACAAGGGCGTGGCGCTGGCGCGCCGGGTCGGCACGCCGGTCGACATCGTGCGCGATTCGGGTCATGCCGCCGGCATGCGCATGCGGGACTACGGCGGGTTCGGCGATCCCCGAAGCGCAAGGAGCGCGCTGCTGATCGAGACCGGCCAGCATTGGCGGGCTTCGTCGGTCGCCGTCGCCAAGGATGTGACTTTCCGCTTCCTCGCCGCGTCGGGCATCGTCGAAGCGTCCGACCTGCCGGCCGACTGGCGGCAGCCCGACCCGCCGCATCAGCGCGTCGTCGAGGTGACACACGCCATCGCCACCCGGCGCGGCAACTTCCGGCCGGCGCGCCATTTCGAGGGCCAGGAGGTGATCGCCAAGGCCGGCACCGTGCTCGGCCACGACGACGGCGAGCCGGTGACCACGCCCTACGACGATTGCGTGCTGGTGATGCCGTCGTCGAACCGGCCGCTGCGCGCGGGCGTCACTGTGGTTCGTCTGGGGCGGCTGACCTGA